CAGCCTGCCACCCTGCTCTCAGCACTGCCCATGTTCTGTGCAAACTACTGAATGAGCTATAGCACCGCACCACCaaaagccacaccagctggactgaaCCTCTAAAAGTGGCCAcaccagccctaaccagtttggctcagtggatagagcgtcagcctgcggactcaagggtcccaggttcgattctggtcaagggcatgtaccttggttgcaggcacatccccagtagggagtgttcaggaggcagctgatcgatgtttctgtcccatcgatgtttctaactctatccctctccctctctgtaaaaaatcaataaaatatatttaataaataaataaaagtggccACACCTAAGTGAGTGGCTGGTGCATCTACGTTTTATTACTGATTTACAAAGGACAGGGTGAGGGGGACAGCAGAACAAGCTGAACACCCCTTAGGGGATGCAATCAGCCAGGTTCAAACAGTAGGAGATGCTATGAACAACAAAACCCAACAACAACTTCAACAAACACTAGGAAACAAATGAGAGGGGATTCAAGAGCTGGGAGGGTTCTACCATCTGCAGATGCGTCAaactggaagaagaaaaaaaacacaactggGAAAATGGGTCCAATATTTGTCAAAATGCCAAGGATTTATGATGAAATTATATAAGGTCTGGGATTTGTTTTGTAATAACTCAGCAACTGAGGTCAGTGATGGATGAAAGCAGCTGGCAGTTGACTTTGGAGCCAGACAATAGGTTCACTCATGGTCTTTGCTTCCCACTCAGGGATATTCAAAACtttttgattaaaaaagaaaaatatgtatccctggccagtgtggctcagttggttgagagttcTGTGCACTGAAAGCTCGCCAGGTCAactcccagtcaggcacatgcccaagttgtgggttcattccctggtaggggtgtgtgcaggaggcaacagatcaatgtttctctctcttcctctctctccataaTCAATttaagcccagccggcatggctcagtggttgagcgtcgacttatgaaccaggaggtaatggttcaattctcagggcacatgcctaggttgcaggctcaatcctcagtgtggggtgtgcaggaggcagtcaatcgatgattctcatcattgatgattctatatctccctctccctgtctgaaatcaataaaagtattttaaatatataattttttttaagaaataaaaatatgtagacTGGGGCACACCCctgctctgcccacagccctCCAGGGCTCCCAGAAGTTCCATCTCCGAGGGAACTACTTTAGAAGCCCAGGGCCTCCTGCATCCACAGGCCCTGCACGACCTGCCCCCTCTGTTACCTCCCtgacctcaccttcctctctccctctctctcctcctagaTGTTCCTCCAACACCCCAACAATACCAGGCAAGGtcctgccacagggcctttgcatgggggctgtgccctctcctctctgacgTCCATATAAAAGTCCCTCATGTCACCCCCTCCCAGAGGAATTTCTGACCTCCCTTTGAGAAAATGTCCAAACATTCCTGTGTCCCTCTGCCTTATTTTTGTCCCTGGCACTCACACACCATCTGTTTGGCTTATCTATCTTGATTCTTGCCACGTCTCCGACGGGGATGGGGATCGTCACCTATTTTGTCCCAGCTgtgttcccagtgcctggcacaccacaggtgctcaataaatgtttgcacGAGTAAATGGCCACAGGTAGTTGGGCCTCAGGATGGGTAGTGTGTCAGTGGGCAACCTCCCAgctctggccacagcccccacagcCAGCCACCTTGGGGTCGTGAATCCCTGACAGCTCCTCGAAAGTCTTGTCCCCGACCATGACAGCAGCCAGGTTGGCCGTGTAGCTAGACAGCACGagcaggcagaagatggcccACAGGTTCATGAGCAGACGCCCGGTGGGGCACTTGGGGGTTTTGCTGGATACTGTGCGTCCAAACAGGATGGCGTAGCAGAGGTTGAGGGCCGAGGAATAGGAGAAAACGGTGCCGCGGTTCCGGCCGCGGGGTGTGAGGCCATAGGGGCTGCACCACTCGTAGAGCGTGAGGAAGAGCGCGGTGAGGTGCAGGGCGGCAAAGACACCCAGCCACATAGACCAGTGCAGCGGCCACATAAAGGCCCCAAGAGGTGAGGCCGTGTCTCTCGCCCGCACCATGATGCCCAGGCTGGTGGAGAAGAAGGGGCTGCTGAAGTCTACCACCTTCAAGCGGGCTGAGTTGATGCTAAAGCTGGTGACTGCCATGTGGGCCCTGCCAGCTAGCAGGTCACCCACCAGGCCAGTCCAGCGGCCATCCCGCAGGGCACCGTACTTGCCATCGCCCACAATGTATAGCTCAAAGTCAAAGGGTGTGTCCTCTGCCAGGCGCTCCAGCAGGTCAATGCAGTAGCCATAGCAACACTTGCGCAGAGCATGGGACACCGAGCCGTTGGCCAGGGCAGCAAACAGCGCATCCAGGGTGGCAGAGTCATTGGTGCCAGGGTCCAGGCACAACTGTCCTGCTGGGCACTGCCCATCCTCGTCTGGTTCTCGGGCAAACACAAATGGATGCTCCACCAGGGTCACCACACGCAGCTTGGGCCGGACCCGGGCACCCAGCGGGGATGGGGGCTGCACAGCAGCACCCCCTGGCTCCAACTCCAGCCTCCCATCCTGCCAGCTGCCCAGTGTGGCCCAGGCTGGGGTGCCCAGCGGGTCCTGGCGCAGGCTCCACACCTGGAAGTGCCGGGACATGTACACCTGGGAGGAGCTGGTCACCCACACTGGCCCCGTGTGGCCCTGGAAGGATGTGTTGCTCAGGAACCTGGCAGAAGGTGGGAGGCAAACAGACATCAAGTAGTGGGAGTCCCCCCAGCAAAGCTCAGACCCTCTCAGCACAGACCAGTCACCACTGTGGATGCAGTTGTGTCCCCCCCCACAGCAGGTCTCTACCAGCAGGGCGTGAAGTCAACGCTGACCATCCAGTTTGAACGCCCAGGTAGCGCCCCCTGGCTCTGGGGAGCTGTCGACTCTCCAGACCTCCCCTGGGATCAGGCAGAGACACATGCCCGCTGCCCTCTCCCACTTCTCCCAAAGTGCCAagcatgcccttcaccagaattccTCTCAGGCCTGTTTCCACCAAGACAGGGACCAAGCCACCCTCTCATGAggccacagtgcctggcatatagcaagTGCCCAATAACGCTGCCCCAGACAGAGGCAGCTCCATGTGGAGGCTGCACCCCTTCCTACCGCAGGGTCCCCACTCACTGTGCCAAGAGGTGGCCTGAGGACCGGAGTTTGGGTGGCTTCAGGTCATTGCAGTTGGTGGTGGCGGGGAGAAGGATCTGCTCTGGCTGCACACGGGCCGCGCTGCCCAGCGCCCGTGCCATCAGCTCCACCGCGTCGTGGATAGTGGCCTCCAGTGAGGGTCGGGCCACCTCGCCCAGTGCCAGCAGCCCAGGTGGCAGGCCCTCAGTAGGCAGTGCCTCTGCAGGCAGCGGTGTGCCTAGCACCCAGCGGGGCCCGGGAGGGGCAGCCTCCAGCACCTGACGGGCACGGGCCATGTCACAGCCAAGGAGCACGGCCACGGGTACTAGAGCTGAGCCCCCCTCCAGCGCCCCCAGCGAGGAAAGGCGGGCCTGCAGCCCTGCATCACCGGTGTCCGGTCGGCTCATGTCCAGCACAAGCTTTGGGGCCCTGCCAGCCCGGCTTGTCCAGAGGGCCACCAGGCCACCGGGGTTCCGCATGCGGCAGAGCACCAGGCCAACGTCCTCCCAGGCATGGGCCTGCAGCACGGACACCAGCACCTCCAGCAGCGTCTCCAGGGGGCTGGCCCAGTCCAACTGTAGGTGAAACGGGTTCTGGGAAGGGGGTGGTCACAGTTAGGGCTGGTGACCACCATTGTCGAACCCCCGCCCCCATAGGTACCCAATAAACAGAGGCCATCTTGATAACTAGACCTCATGCCTGTCTCCTCCCAGCCTATCTCTGCTCTAAACCCTTCTGTGTTCCCCACAGCCATCAGCACTaagcccagcctccctggcctgaCATTTAGGGCCTTCTGTTGTATCTCTGGCCACCCTGGTAGCATCCCACTTGGAGGATTTTTGCATGTGCCATTCCCAATCTGGAAtacttttctctctctatgtCAGTCAACTCTTACACATTCTTCAAAACTCAGCCCTACTGCCCCCTCCTCTATTTAGACATTCCCATCCACCCTCAGAACTCTGGCTCCCCTCTGGACTCTCGCAACCTCAGATCCTTCATTCACCACAGTCCTGACCTTACCCACCCCTCCTGTCTGGGAACCCCTCAAGAGTCCAGGACTAAGGCTCCATGATCATAAACTGGCTGATGACTTCATGCTGGGAGCCAAGCCAGAGTGCTTCCTCTTAGGACTCCTACATATCACTGCCCCTGAACCAGGCAAACCAGAGGCTAAGGGGTCCCTTGTGCCCAATGGCACCCAGAAAGTTCTCTTAGATTTGATAAGCCTGTGAAAGAGGGGAGAGCTTTGAGAGGCACCTAAGGCGGGCAGGATGTTGCCTGCATGAGGACAGGGCACCCAGTGcagggggacaggctgggctcgGCTGCTCAGTCAGTCCCCAGAGAAACCCGACAGTTCCAACTGCAGGAGCGCAGTTCTTAGAGGCGGCAGAAGAGGGCGCCACAGGCCTGGATTTGGGTCCTGCATCTTccatggggaggaggcaggggtagGAAAACGGGCCTCAGCAGTGACAGCGGGGTTGGTGAAACTCCGGGCCTCTTCCAGGGACGGGGTCTCCCTCCCAGAAGAGGGGCTTTAAGGTGGtttgtgggggggcggggggagggcggctCCCACCAGATCCACGTCCCTCTCTGCTGGGCCTAGGAGGTGTACATGGGGGTCTTTGCCTGGGGCACAACAGGGTCCCCAGAGCCCTGCCTgtcacccttctctcctcatctcattttttaaaaacttcatccCAGGTCTGGGCCtgtggtggggatgggggtgtgtCTAGAAAATAAACTCCACAAAGGTGGAGAGTGTGAAaaggaggatggagggagggctTCGGAGTGAGAGTGGCCTGAGGACCCAAGAAGGGCACACCGCCCCCAGAGAGCAAAGGGGGAGGCCCTTCCCAGGTCTGTGGTCCAGCCTGGTGGGAACCGAGAGCTGCCCTTGGCCCCGGAAGGGGCCGCTCTCAGGGAGCGGGATGGGTCCTGGGGCCAAAAGGGTGGGTGGCTGCAGTGGCGGGGCTCCATCACCAAGGCTCAGGCAAAGGGCCTGCACCCGAGTTCCGTGCCCCAAAGGGGGCATCCTGAGGGTCTGTATTCCGGGGTCCAGAGAAGTCCCGAAGGGTCCCGGAACCGTGGACCAGGGAAGCCCCTGGACTCCTGCCTCTGGTTCCCATGCTCTGGGAGCACCCGGGGTCCAGGGGCCCAGGTCCCGCGAACCCAGCGGCGGTGTCATCGGACTCCTCCCCGCATTTGCGGTCCAGAAGTCCATCGGTCCCGCGGGTCCCAGGGACCCCAGGTCCCCGCACCCCAGGATCTTCCGGGGCCCCCCTGATCCGCGTCCCGGACCCCCGAGTCCTGACTTCCAGCGTCGTGCGTACCGGGGCGCCGAGGGGCGCGCGCGCCTCCCGCCGTAGCAGGCTGAGCACGGGGGTCTCGGTGGCGGCCGCCAGGaagtgcagctgcagcagctccgGCCGCGCCTCGGGGAAGGCGAGCACGGCTACCACGCCCGGCGCCGCCAGCGTCTGGCACAGGCCGAGGGCCAGCGAGGCGGGGTCGCGGGCGGCGGTCGCGGCGGCCACCAGTTCCAAGCTCAGGTTGTGCGGTAGCCGGTGCTCCAGGACGGCCCGGGCCAGGGCGGTGCGGGCGCGAGCTCGGGCGGCGGGTGCGCGGGGCAGGAGGGCGCCCAGGCGCACGGAGCCCCCCAGGCGCGCCAGGACGCCGCACGGCTGCGGGTGGCCCCCGGCGGGCACGGGTCCCAGCGCCAACGCCAGGCCCAGCCACAGCGCCCGCACAAACTCCATCCCGAAGTTACCGGCCGGTGCTGTGGGGACTGAACGGCTGGTGCCACCGCAGGAGGCAGGATCCCAGCCGGCCCAGGCCACACCCTTCCCCGCCCGGCCCCACAGTCCGGCGCCCGCCCTGGCCACTCCCTGCCCCCCCGCAATGCCAGCGAGCCACTAGGGAGGGGTTGGACCACTTCCCAGGCTGGGACACAAAGGCTCAAATGGCCACATGGCATGGGGGCTGGAAATAACCACTGTTCTTCCCCTCTctgtgccaggggaggaaagtGAGGCTGCCACCAGGGAGAGATTTTGGTCAAAAATTGCCCCCATACTTACCCCTGTTCCACTCCAGGATTCCCCTCCAGCCTGGGAGCGTGGTGGCCCCTTGTTCACTCAGGGAAGCGGCCAGGATTTGCCTCCATGGTCAGGCAGCAGCACCTCCCACCTCCAAAAAGTGGTGTCTATCCATACCCACCCACCCGGTGTGCTTTAACGTGGTGTGCACCCTGGGAAGTTAGACAGGTGTGTCTGATGGGAATCCAGCGGATAGATCTCAAGTTCCCTAGCTGTGGGCAGGCAACTTAAACCAGAGAACTCCTCTTCACTCTTCAAGACCCAGTGCCCAATGCCACTGCTCTGAAAGATGTGCCCTCTTGTCACCCAGAAAGATGAGAACCATCCCCCACCCATTTAGCTCACTCTCCGCACCTGGACTCCATCACACGCTGCCATCACGTTGCTTGAGTAACTGTTCATAGAGACACTTGTTTATATCACTGTCCACTGCTCCAGAACTTTCTATAGCTCCCTGCCACCTACCAATCCCCAAGCTTGTGTTCTCTGGACCTCCCCACCTTAAATGACCCAGGTCCTTGTggccctggcacacagcaggcgtTCAATAAATGCGGGAtgaatcagggccagcagcactcCAGGTGGCTCTCATCCAGGATGGGTGTGGGTGGAGGACTGAGAAAACGGGGGTGTCTTCCAGACCCTTCTGGATGCAGAACAGCCTCCCAGCATAGAACATTCCAGCTCTAATGAATAAATCTACACTTGGCTCATTTTCTCACACGAAAACACTTTCTTTTGGAGCCAGTGTTAGAAGGGCATGGGAAAAAAACGCCCTTAGATAAGTAAAAATGCAAGTGCCAGCCAGCAATAAGGATTGAAATTTGAGATGACTAATGAAAACTGAATTCCAGGTGACCAGGTTATTCCATCCAGTCACCTGGCCAGGTGTCCCAGGGGAGGGAGCATccccaagggtcctggattcTGGTTCcctccctgcctgaggccactgTCATGCCAGGGAACACCCACCTGCCATGATCCCAGGTGAGGCTCCGTTAGCGTCCTTGGGTTCCACTGGGCCTCGCCCCACCCTGGGGAACGGTCCCTCCGACTGCATGAGCCTCAGAAATAAGGACCCATCCTGGGCAGTGGACACTTTCTTACCTTCATCAGAGATTCAGGCAGTCAACCAACAGCCTTTTGTGACTCGTTTGTCGCTGAgcatgtcctcaaggttcatccatgttgtagcaggtgtagaatgtccttcctttttttttgttaagacaaaggagattacttttctctttttattaaatcttcattgttcagattattacatttgttcctctccccccacccccataactcccctccttctagttcccaccccaccctttgccctcactccccacccactgtcctcaccataggtgcacgatttttgtccagtctcttcccgcatctcccacaccccttccccccccaagaatagtcagtccattccctttctatgtccctgattctattataatcaacagttcattctgttcatcagattatttattcacttgattcttagattcacttgtcgatagatgtgtatttgttgttcataatttgtatctttacctttttcttcttcttcctcttcttaaaggatacctttcagcatttcatataatactggtttggtggtgatgaactcctttagcttttccttatctgtgaagctctttatctgaccttcaattctgaatgatagctttgctggataaagtaatcttggttgtaggttcttggcattcatcactttgaatatttcttgccactcccttctggcctgcaaagtttctgttgagaaatcagctgacagtcgtatgggtattcccttgtaggtaactgggtgtctttctcttgctgcttttaggattctctctttgtcttttgctcttggcattttaatgatgatgtgtcttggtgtggtcctctttggattccttttgtttggggttctctgcgcttcctggacttgtaagtctatttctttcaccaggtaggggaagttttctgtcactatttcttcaaataggttttcaatatcttgctctctctcatcttctggcacccctataattctgatgttggtacgcttgaagctgtcccagaggctccttacactatctttgtattttcagattcttttttcattttgcttttctggttgggtgttttttgcttcttcgcatttcaaatctttgacttgattcttgcgctcctctggtctgctgttgggagtctgtatagtattctttatttcagtcagtgtatgtttaatttctagttggttctttatcgtaacatcgagggtctcattagatttcttgtagatctcattgtttatcggcggcttctagacagtttttGAGACCTTAAAGTGTGGTtgtgaactctatatcttccattgacaattttgtcctgtttctttgtctgcgcatttttttatgctttcttggtgcaccccctagtggtctttgtgcgcagtcttgttgtccttcctttttaagtCTGAATAATACATAGTCCACCTTCTGGATGGACCTCACAGTGTTTATCCGCCCATCCATTGAGACATCGGCTGCTCCTCTGGGCCATTGTGAACATGCTGCTGTGGCCAGGGGTGTGCAGGTTCTGAGTCTGTTTTCAGTTCACTTGGGTGTCCCTCCACCTGGGAGTGCAGGATTCTATGTTGACTGcatcattttttgaggaaccaccagacTCTTTGCCACAGCGGCTGCCCCACTGGTTGTGCACGAGGGTTATTTTCCACCTActtgtgaacttttttttttttttttaa
The sequence above is a segment of the Myotis daubentonii chromosome 5, mMyoDau2.1, whole genome shotgun sequence genome. Coding sequences within it:
- the GRIN3B gene encoding glutamate receptor ionotropic, NMDA 3B; amino-acid sequence: MEFVRALWLGLALALGPVPAGGHPQPCGVLARLGGSVRLGALLPRAPAARARARTALARAVLEHRLPHNLSLELVAAATAARDPASLALGLCQTLAAPGVVAVLAFPEARPELLQLHFLAAATETPVLSLLRREARAPLGAPNPFHLQLDWASPLETLLEVLVSVLQAHAWEDVGLVLCRMRNPGGLVALWTSRAGRAPKLVLDMSRPDTGDAGLQARLSSLGALEGGSALVPVAVLLGCDMARARQVLEAAPPGPRWVLGTPLPAEALPTEGLPPGLLALGEVARPSLEATIHDAVELMARALGSAARVQPEQILLPATTNCNDLKPPKLRSSGHLLAQFLSNTSFQGHTGPVWVTSSSQVYMSRHFQVWSLRQDPLGTPAWATLGSWQDGRLELEPGGAAVQPPSPLGARVRPKLRVVTLVEHPFVFAREPDEDGQCPAGQLCLDPGTNDSATLDALFAALANGSVSHALRKCCYGYCIDLLERLAEDTPFDFELYIVGDGKYGALRDGRWTGLVGDLLAGRAHMAVTSFSINSARLKVVDFSSPFFSTSLGIMVRARDTASPLGAFMWPLHWSMWLGVFAALHLTALFLTLYEWCSPYGLTPRGRNRGTVFSYSSALNLCYAILFGRTVSSKTPKCPTGRLLMNLWAIFCLLVLSSYTANLAAVMVGDKTFEELSGIHDPKLHHPSQSFRFGTVWESSAEAYIKKSFPEMHAHMRQHSVPTTPHGVAMLTSDPPKLNAFIMDKSLLDYEVSIDADCKLLTVGKPFAIEGYGIGLPQNSPLTSNLSEFISRYKSSGFIDLLHDKWYKMVPCGKRVLAVTETLQMGIYHFSGLFVLLCLGLGSALLSSLGEHIFYHLVLPCIRRGNRLQYWLHTSQRIHLALNTEPLDKHKEPEPRDLEKQQQDIPTARSGQGNWARVCQAMVRERHVHFLLEPTLATAPSVVGTDVEGNRSPEGPIRLCSNGQPPTMLPTGAPRPGELEELEQHIADARSRLHQALVRHGELLAQLPGGSCDGPLCLL